A DNA window from Hemitrygon akajei chromosome 26, sHemAka1.3, whole genome shotgun sequence contains the following coding sequences:
- the LOC140716687 gene encoding hyaluronan synthase 1-like produces the protein MVTKDTLVSIANKTCTILLALLLFLGLVWGYIAGFQLLHGRKTTLLGIYGSLIISHFFFQTMFALFECNKMKNDIPQCCSAKSVAITISAYQEDPFYLQQCLKCVKKIAYPIQNLKIIMVIDGNSIEDQYMMDIFKEIFYMEDIGTYVWQGNYHSRNFDRSIWNKEEDNSQTSQSDPVNLFYGEASVGNPERLEVESLIRTKRCVCIMQKRGGKREVLYTAFKAIADTVDYIQVCDSDTSLDSQATAELVKVLDSNESYGAVGGEVRILNATDSFVSFIRSLHYWTVFNLGRACQSYFNCVSCISGPLGMYRNNLVQQLLEPWYNQRFLGVRCTFGDDRHLTNRVLSLGYSTKYTPKAWCYTETPVPYLHWLNQQIRSTKSSIINWFFSSLFWYKHRLWMTYEAMIMALLPFYISLTTIKLFYYGCLWNILWMFLCFHGFALIRAIIASYIKGSPVMIYLSLLPFFYMSGLLPIKCFSLLTITNTSWGTSGYKEGVKNYIPLFPVFVWGIILCVGLVRTIITESEGKWSHLEQGSEQYYVLYSSLTLFLFYTVLIAIYHLWSCHRYRRNALKTYCVEV, from the exons ATGGTTACCAAGGACACTTTGGTTTCAATAGCTAATAAGACCTGCACCATACTGCTTGCCTTGCTGTTATTTCTTGGTCTAGTTTGGGGTTATATAGCTGGATTTCAGCTCCTTCATGGACGAAAAACAACATTGCTTGGTATTTACGGATCCCTGATCATCAGCCACTTCTTCTTTCAAACAATGTTTGCCCTGTTTGAGTGTAACAAGATGAAAAATGACATTCCTCAGTGCTGCAGTGCTAAGTCAGTGGCCATAACCATATCTGCTTATCAAGAAGATCCTTTCTACCTGCAACAGTGCCTTAAATGTGTGAAGAAAATAGcgtacccaatccagaatttgaAAATTATAATGGTCATTGATGGGAACTCAATAGAAGATCAATACATGATGGACATATTCAAAGAGATTTTCTACATGGAAGATATTGGGACATATGTATGGCAGGGCAACTATCATTCTAGAAATTTTGATAGAAGTATATGGAATAAAGAAGAAGATAACAGCCAAACATCACAAAGCGATCCTGTTAATCTGTTTTATGGGGAGGCaagtgttggaaatccagagagaTTGGAGGTCGAATCACTAATCCGCACTAAACGTTGTGTTTGCATCATGCAAAAAAGGGGAGGAAAGAGAGAAGTACTGTACACAGCCTTCAAAGCTATTGCTGACACAGTGGATTACATTCAG GTCTGTGATTCTGACACAAGCCTTGACTCGCAAGCAACTGCAGAACTGGTTAAAGTATTAGATTCAAATGAAAGTTATGGAGCAGTCGGAGGTGAAGTGCGAATTTTAAATGCCACTGACTCATTCGTAAGCTTCATTAGAAGCCTGCATTACTGGACCGTGTTCAATTTGGGACGAGCCTGCcaatcttattttaactgtgTCTCTTGCATCAGTGGACCTTTAG GGATGTACAGGAATAATTTGGTCCAACAATTACTTGAGCCCTGGTACAACCAGAGATTCCTTGGAGTCCGGTGCACATTTGGCGATGATCGTCACCTAACTAATAGGGTGCTCAGTCTGGGCTATTCCACCAA ATATACACCCAAGGCTTGGTGCTATACAGAAACTCCAGTTCCATATCTACATTGGCTCAATCAACAAATACGTTCAACCAAGTCATCTATCATTAACTGGTTCTTCAGTTCTCTTTTCTGGTATAAGCACCGTCTGTGGATGACATATGAGGCAATGATTATGGCTCTGTTGCCGTTCTACATTTCTCTGACCACCATTAAGTTATTTTACTATGGGTGCCTTTGGAACATTCTATGGATGTTCCTTTGCTTCCATGGGTTTGCACTCATTAGAGCAATCATTGCCTCTTATATAAAGGGAAGTCCAGTGATGATCTACTTATCTCTGCTTCCATTTTTTTATATGAGTGGATTACTGCCAATCAAATGCTTTTCTCTTCTTACCAttaccaacaccagctggggaaCATCTGGATACAAAGAGGGAGTCAAGAACTACATTCCACTGTTTCCAGTCTTTGTTTGGGGCATTATCCTCTGTGTGGGTTTGGTTCGGACAATCATCACAGAGAGTGAAGGTAAATGGAGTCACCTTGAGCAGGGTTCAGAACAATATTATGTTTTATACAGTTCACtgacattatttttattttatacagTGCTGATTGCAATTTACCATCTGTGGTCATGTCATCGATATAGAAGGAATGCTCTAAAAACATATTGTGTTGAAGTGTAG